TTTGAAACGATACAATTAATGGCAAATTATTTTGGtactattataaatacatacacttATGTTTTGTACAAATAATATGAATTTTCCCCACGTGTGCATTATTGTACAAGAATTTTACGTTTTGTAAGTTTCGCTTTTTTAATAATGTTCTACATTATTACGTTTATATTGTTTCATGAAATCAGAAAGTGCGAAAATAATGAAGGAACGTGAAAAATTTCTCACAACGGGTTGCTCGAAGTTTGATACACTGCTTCAAGGTGGTATCCCTACACGCGGGATTACACAAATTTACGGAGCAGCTAGCACAGGGAAAACTCAATTGGCTTTGCAACTATGCTTGACCGTACAATTACCTGTAGCAGAGGGTGGTTTTGCTGCTGGTAATCTTTAAATTTCATgttttgtaatataaaaaataagttACAGAAAATAAtctttaaatattatatataaatttaacAATTAATATAGGTGCTGTATACATTTGTACCGAATGTGTTTTTCCATCAAGACGATTACAGCAATTGATACAAAAATTAGAACCCACTAAGAAACACGGAATAAACGGTGACTTAATATTTGTGGAACATGTTTCATCTATTGTAATAATAATTTCGCTTTCAAGTCAATTTTAAAAGTGCCTGAAATGATACTCAATGTTGTATCCTTACAGAATGAATTGGAAATATGTTTGCTTCATAGAATTCCGATGTTAATGTCTGTATACAAAATAGGATTGATAGTTGTAGATTCAATTGCTGCTCCATACAGAGTAGAAGATTGGAACGATGAATCTAACAATAGGGCAAAGAGTTTAAGAACAATTGGGCGACAACTACATAAATTATGCGGGAACGAAGTGTGTGTAGTTTGTATTAATCAGGTAAAACGGAATATCGTTTTCATTACCTTATCTGATAGCTCAATATACTTTTACTACTTTATAAATCGTTTATATATAGGTAACAGCGACTGTTCATAACAATGTGCTTAACGATAATTCTATCGAGCGACCATCGTTAGGAACAACATGGCTGAGCATGATAACTAACTCCATACAGTTTTATAGGATAGATTCTCTAAGATATGCTTGTGTCAAATTGTCATCAAATCTGCCAGAAATAATTATTCCATTCGAAGTACAAGGGTCTGGTGTGAAAGCAATAGaacaaataatacaaaataaatttcaaaacaaTTAGGATATTAGTTTTATTGTATAAGATTATAAATAtctgaaaatatattttcatccAAGACACGGGCGATATTTGTCGGCGACCATTGATTTCTTGGGTCAGAGGCTTGAAATGGATCTATACTTCTTACATCTAAGTTTTCAATATCATTATTTAGTATCAATCTTAAAAGATTAATAAATATCGATATTATTATGGGGATGGGTAAACATTAATGTACAATGCATAGATTTAATGTACAAATATAATACCTGAAGGAGTGAAGAAATGTTCTATAAGGTTCTATATCTTTTCTTTCACTGTACGTATAATCTCCTACTACGGTATGACCAATATGAGAACAATGTACTCTTAACTGATGCCGTCTTCCAGTTTCAGGACATAATAACACTTTTGTAGCTGGTTTTCCATTTCTAAAACCTTGTTCTAGTACTACAAGGACTGTACAAGATTTCCGTGGCTTTTCACAAAATATGTTATCGCTAATACACATTTTGTGGTTTCCCTCTTTTTCTCTTATATCAATTCCTGACAAAGGAACATTGTTATCGATAAATTAGGCCTTCATtgagatattttatttaattactaaCCAATTGCTTTGTCTATTATAAGGTAAGGTTCGTTAATATGACCATGGAGTAAtgccaaataaaatttttttgctATTCGTGATGCAAATGCATTTGAAGCAGCTCTTGCTGCCTTTTTATTTAATGCAATACATATAACACCACTGGTTGCATAATCCAATCTATGTACAAAATGATATTcatgaaataaatttggattggccaaatttggtaaaattttttttaattcagacTGAAGGGTATTCTAAAAATTCAAATGCATGTCAGTGTAACAAATATATCTTCACGTTTATAAATGAAGATATATTACAACCTTTCTGTACCTTTTTCTCTGGATTATtgctattaatatacatatcatACGGTTTGGAAACTACTAAAAAATGTTCACTGTGATGCAATACATCTACATAATTCCCACGTTTAATTTGCAATAAATCTTTCAGTTGTAATTTCAACAACTTTATAAGAGTCTGTGTTAATCTTAGAATAAATATGCTACAATTGTATAGTACTTTATTTATATTCGCTATGTAcaacattttatttttgtacGTGAACTTGTACATTTCGGGTTTCGTATTTTGTAAACAAAATATAAGATGGgtacagtgtggccagatctggcataatcgagtgcatcgaaatcgacattagtaacgacgaattTCCTTAGCGTCTgacggagtggtggggatagcagatATATACTACCGCATGAGTCACACATACGTGAGTTTGGCACTTCGCACAGCTTCGGGAAATCTATAAAAAACGCTAATGTGAGCCTTTGCTTCTTGCTCTTgcaacagctgaaatacgatctcgcgataatcggcaATCGGGATTTCCCGAAGTTATGCGAAGTGccaagctcacgtacacgtggctCGTGCGGTAGCATATACCTgttatccccaccactccgtcggacgctaaggaagttcgtcgttagtaatgtcgatttcgatgcactcgattatgccagatctggccacactAGATGCGCATGCCTCGTGCATAGGTCGTGTTGCCAACTACTTCCGGAACGAAGGATCGTCCATTTTTCTGTACACGCGCAATGGGTGAAGAGCCATTTTGTACGGAGCAGCAACGTGGCAGCCGGCGTGCCCGGTATTCTTGCTATCATGAATATTCGTGAGTATCGTTCAGTTACACGCTacttttaaatttctttttctacATGCGTATAGCTGCGAATGCCCGTGTATGTTTATGTTATCATCGGATAATGTACACACGTTATTCACGATTCAGCTATGTTATTGCCTAGTCCATCATTCGATCGAGTCTTAACACGTTGCGTTTAGTGTATTCGTTCTATTTTCATGTTGCAGCCTTAATGCTGTGTACTTCACGTACAGCAACGATTTGTAATCCGTAGATTTGTTAgttgtaataaattttatatgtgATTTCAGTCAACTCAAAAATTAACCCTTTTATGTACAATTGCTTCGAATATTTTCGCTCACACCACAGCCGCTAATTCATACAATGTCGTTTTGTTGCTCGAACTAAATTTAATTCGATCGAAATTCGTTAATACAATTCGTATTTATATCTTTCACTGTTAAAAGTTTTCGATACTTATCTAATTTAACCTAGACGGTATTATGCTTTTGCAAGAGCAAAGTAAacgttgattgtaattgaacgagCTAATAAATAAAATGCTCAGCCAAAGTCAAAGTTATATTGTATTTCAGCCTTAATATTGTTAATCGCGATCACGCGTATAACAATTTGTTTATCAGCCAACGAAGTGCACCAGTCGACGAATTCTTACTTAACAGCAGCTGATAAaactcattttaaaaaaatcctACAGCCAGGTTTAACGTCAAACGATATATCCATTGTACATTATGCTGTTCAAGGATATAAGCTTCTTGGAGAAACTATATCAAATCAACAAGTAAGAATCTTTGCAACTTATTTTAGTCACATATGTTTGTACATTGGATGTATTACTTTACTTTTGCTGTTTatagttttttaaaataaatgaaaaaagaaatatcAAATTGCTTCAGAAATCTAAAAATGAAAGTTCCTTTTAAGAGCTTCCTGCTCAAATGGAACTGTGAGATGTAAAAATGCTTATTTTACTTCTAATATGAACTTCCATATAAAACTAATTAAAAGCTACAATTTTCCCCTATTTAATTTCAATGTTTTTTTGTTAGTATTGTTAGTGCACCGCATTGTATGTAAGCGGAAAGAAATTTTTCTTCCGCTTGTTTTTTTCCTCTGTGTTTATTTATGTCTCCTTCGATTGTAAGATAATAAGAAACGTCTGGTGAAAGTTTTGTACAAATTGATTCAGTGCTTTCTGAGTTTAACTTGCAAAAACAAATGTATAAATTTTATCTTACTTCTTCAACATGATGAATAATGCAAATATTTGAGGAACACAATGATTCTTTGATTAGTCTTTCTGATAAAAGAGTTAATCTCTTAAGACATTTCAAACATCTCCTGGCATTGCTTCAATCAAATTTCTGTGCTCTCAGGATATTTGCAATGACTTGATGAAGATTGCAAAGGATGGCAATGAAGTTACTACAGAAAAAGCTTTTTACATTGCGTCTACATGGAAAACCATTGGAAATTGTAAAAACAGCCCTGCTCCAATGATCTCAAAGGTATAAACTAGAATTCGTAAATAGGAATTTTTAGTTTTAACATTTTCGTTACGGCCGTACAGTCCGCGCGATTCGCGTGCTTGAGCAAATAAAAATTCGTAAATTAAATAGCGCCAGCAATGAAAAGTAAAAGACTATATTTTTTTTCACAATAATGATGTTATAAAACTTTCGTTCTACTGCACTTTTACTGTGAAGATAGCTACGTTTACTGAATGAAAACTCTAATATAGACTCTATGAGTCTGTTCGGTGGGAGATGTTAATGTAAA
The window above is part of the Colletes latitarsis isolate SP2378_abdomen chromosome 2, iyColLati1, whole genome shotgun sequence genome. Proteins encoded here:
- the LOC143351686 gene encoding DNA repair protein XRCC3, with translation MANYFESAKIMKEREKFLTTGCSKFDTLLQGGIPTRGITQIYGAASTGKTQLALQLCLTVQLPVAEGGFAAGAVYICTECVFPSRRLQQLIQKLEPTKKHGINGDLIFVEHVSSINELEICLLHRIPMLMSVYKIGLIVVDSIAAPYRVEDWNDESNNRAKSLRTIGRQLHKLCGNEVCVVCINQVTATVHNNVLNDNSIERPSLGTTWLSMITNSIQFYRIDSLRYACVKLSSNLPEIIIPFEVQGSGVKAIEQIIQNKFQNN
- the LOC143351685 gene encoding RNA pseudouridylate synthase domain-containing protein 1, which codes for MYKFTYKNKMLYIANINKVLYNCSIFILRLTQTLIKLLKLQLKDLLQIKRGNYVDVLHHSEHFLVVSKPYDMYINSNNPEKKNTLQSELKKILPNLANPNLFHEYHFVHRLDYATSGVICIALNKKAARAASNAFASRIAKKFYLALLHGHINEPYLIIDKAIGIDIREKEGNHKMCISDNIFCEKPRKSCTVLVVLEQGFRNGKPATKVLLCPETGRRHQLRVHCSHIGHTVVGDYTYSERKDIEPYRTFLHSFRLILNNDIENLDVRSIDPFQASDPRNQWSPTNIARVLDENIFSDIYNLIQ